One genomic window of Gossypium hirsutum isolate 1008001.06 chromosome D11, Gossypium_hirsutum_v2.1, whole genome shotgun sequence includes the following:
- the LOC107900527 gene encoding UDP-glycosyltransferase TURAN isoform X1 — protein sequence MGKRGRACVVVLGDLGRSPRMQYHALSLARQASLEVDIVAYGGSEPHSAVIENESIHIHTMIQWQKYSHSLPKIFYPLMLLLKPIIQFVILLWFLCFKVPHPDAFIVQNPPSVPTLVAVKWASSLRKSAFIVDWHNFGYTLLGLSVGRSSPFVSIYHWFEKHYGQMANGSLCVTRAMQHELAQNWGIRATVLYDQPPEFFCPTSLQEKHKLFCRLNRYLCHPLGVRDCVTATTTGIGAADQNETLFTTLVDTDILLKPNRPALVVSSTSWTPDEDFGILLEAAVMYDRRVAALLDENDSADEGVLWKEISGGKQYLYPRLLFIITGKGPEKEKYEEKIKRLNLKRVAFRTMWLSAEEYPLLLGSADLGVCLHTSSSGLDLPMKVVDMFGCGLPVCAVSYSCIDELVEVEKNGLLFSSSSELADELLMLFRGFPKECDALKSLKNGALETGSSARWATEWEEHAKPLISEVISRNLN from the exons GCATCCTTGGAAGTGGACATTGTTGCTTATGGAG gTTCCGAACCCCACTCTGCTGTTATAGAGAATGAATCTATTCATATTCACACAATG ATACAATGGCAAAAGTACTCTCATAGCTTACCGAAGATATTTTATCCACTAATGCTCTTACTGAAGCCAATCATTCAGTTTGTAATACTTCTTTGGTTTCTTTGCTTCAAAGTTCCTCATCCTGATGCCTTCATAGTGCAG AATCCTCCTTCTGTTCCAACATTAGTGGCTGTAAAGTGGGCGAGCTCATTGAGAAAGTCGGCATTCATTGTTGATTGGCATAATTTTGGATATACCTTACTTGGATTGTCTGTGGGAAGAAGCAGCCCATTTGTCTCAATATACCATTG GTTTGAGAAGCATTATGGGCAAATGGCAAATGGTTCCCTATGTGTAACAAGGGCAATGCAGCATGAATTAGCTCAAAACTGGGGAATTAG AGCGACAGTCTTATATGATCAGCCTCCCGAGTTTTTTTGTCCAACTTCACTTCAGGAGAAGCATAAG TTGTTTTGCAGATTAAATAGGTATCTTTGTCACCCTCTTGGGGTTCGAGATTGTGTAACTGCTA CAACTACAGGAATTGGGGCAGCTGACCAAAATGAAACATTATTTACAACTCTGGTTGACACTGACATCTTGTTGAAGCCAAATAGGCCGGCTCTTGTTGTAAGCAGTACAAGCTG GACACCAGATGAAGATTTTGGGATTCTATTGGAAGCCGCGGTGATGTATGATAGACGAGTTGCTGCTCTACTGGATGAAAATGATTCTGCTGATGAAGGGGTCCTCTGGAAGGAGATCTCTGGTGGAAAGCAATATTTGTACCCTAGGTTGTTGTTCATCATTACAG GCAAAGGACCTGAAAAGGAAAAGTATGAAGAGAAAATAAAGAGGCTAAACCTCAAACGTGTTGCATTTCGTACCATGTGGCTGTCAGCTGAGGAATATCCATTGCTTCTTG GTTCAGCAGATTTAGGTGTTTGTCTGCATACTTCCTCCTCAGGATTAGACCTTCCGATGAAG GTGGTGGATATGTTTGGTTGTGGGCTTCCAGTATGTGCTGTTTCCTACTCATG CATTGACGAGCTTGTGGAGGTTGAGAAAAATGGTCTGCTCTTTTCATCGTCATCAGAGCTAGCTGATGAGCTTTTG ATGCTCTTCAGGGGATTTCCAAAAGAATGTGATGCTCTGAAATCTCTCAAGAACGGTGCATTGGAAACAGGTTCTTCAGCAAGATGGGCCACTGAGTGGGAAGAACATGCTAAGCCGTTAATATCAGAG GTTATATCCAGAAACTTGAACTAA
- the LOC107900527 gene encoding UDP-glycosyltransferase TURAN isoform X3 → MNLFIFTQWYCLEEYRWAKNPPSVPTLVAVKWASSLRKSAFIVDWHNFGYTLLGLSVGRSSPFVSIYHWFEKHYGQMANGSLCVTRAMQHELAQNWGIRATVLYDQPPEFFCPTSLQEKHKLFCRLNRYLCHPLGVRDCVTATTTGIGAADQNETLFTTLVDTDILLKPNRPALVVSSTSWTPDEDFGILLEAAVMYDRRVAALLDENDSADEGVLWKEISGGKQYLYPRLLFIITGKGPEKEKYEEKIKRLNLKRVAFRTMWLSAEEYPLLLGSADLGVCLHTSSSGLDLPMKVVDMFGCGLPVCAVSYSCIDELVEVEKNGLLFSSSSELADELLMLFRGFPKECDALKSLKNGALETGSSARWATEWEEHAKPLISEVISRNLN, encoded by the exons ATGAATCTATTCATATTCACACAATGGTATTGTCTGGAGGAATATCGTTGGGCTAAG AATCCTCCTTCTGTTCCAACATTAGTGGCTGTAAAGTGGGCGAGCTCATTGAGAAAGTCGGCATTCATTGTTGATTGGCATAATTTTGGATATACCTTACTTGGATTGTCTGTGGGAAGAAGCAGCCCATTTGTCTCAATATACCATTG GTTTGAGAAGCATTATGGGCAAATGGCAAATGGTTCCCTATGTGTAACAAGGGCAATGCAGCATGAATTAGCTCAAAACTGGGGAATTAG AGCGACAGTCTTATATGATCAGCCTCCCGAGTTTTTTTGTCCAACTTCACTTCAGGAGAAGCATAAG TTGTTTTGCAGATTAAATAGGTATCTTTGTCACCCTCTTGGGGTTCGAGATTGTGTAACTGCTA CAACTACAGGAATTGGGGCAGCTGACCAAAATGAAACATTATTTACAACTCTGGTTGACACTGACATCTTGTTGAAGCCAAATAGGCCGGCTCTTGTTGTAAGCAGTACAAGCTG GACACCAGATGAAGATTTTGGGATTCTATTGGAAGCCGCGGTGATGTATGATAGACGAGTTGCTGCTCTACTGGATGAAAATGATTCTGCTGATGAAGGGGTCCTCTGGAAGGAGATCTCTGGTGGAAAGCAATATTTGTACCCTAGGTTGTTGTTCATCATTACAG GCAAAGGACCTGAAAAGGAAAAGTATGAAGAGAAAATAAAGAGGCTAAACCTCAAACGTGTTGCATTTCGTACCATGTGGCTGTCAGCTGAGGAATATCCATTGCTTCTTG GTTCAGCAGATTTAGGTGTTTGTCTGCATACTTCCTCCTCAGGATTAGACCTTCCGATGAAG GTGGTGGATATGTTTGGTTGTGGGCTTCCAGTATGTGCTGTTTCCTACTCATG CATTGACGAGCTTGTGGAGGTTGAGAAAAATGGTCTGCTCTTTTCATCGTCATCAGAGCTAGCTGATGAGCTTTTG ATGCTCTTCAGGGGATTTCCAAAAGAATGTGATGCTCTGAAATCTCTCAAGAACGGTGCATTGGAAACAGGTTCTTCAGCAAGATGGGCCACTGAGTGGGAAGAACATGCTAAGCCGTTAATATCAGAG GTTATATCCAGAAACTTGAACTAA
- the LOC107900527 gene encoding UDP-glycosyltransferase TURAN isoform X2, translating to MCGGSRGSWSQPSYAVSCPLPCASGVAASLEVDIVAYGGSEPHSAVIENESIHIHTMIQWQKYSHSLPKIFYPLMLLLKPIIQFVILLWFLCFKVPHPDAFIVQNPPSVPTLVAVKWASSLRKSAFIVDWHNFGYTLLGLSVGRSSPFVSIYHWFEKHYGQMANGSLCVTRAMQHELAQNWGIRATVLYDQPPEFFCPTSLQEKHKLFCRLNRYLCHPLGVRDCVTATTTGIGAADQNETLFTTLVDTDILLKPNRPALVVSSTSWTPDEDFGILLEAAVMYDRRVAALLDENDSADEGVLWKEISGGKQYLYPRLLFIITGKGPEKEKYEEKIKRLNLKRVAFRTMWLSAEEYPLLLGSADLGVCLHTSSSGLDLPMKVVDMFGCGLPVCAVSYSCIDELVEVEKNGLLFSSSSELADELLMLFRGFPKECDALKSLKNGALETGSSARWATEWEEHAKPLISEVISRNLN from the exons GCATCCTTGGAAGTGGACATTGTTGCTTATGGAG gTTCCGAACCCCACTCTGCTGTTATAGAGAATGAATCTATTCATATTCACACAATG ATACAATGGCAAAAGTACTCTCATAGCTTACCGAAGATATTTTATCCACTAATGCTCTTACTGAAGCCAATCATTCAGTTTGTAATACTTCTTTGGTTTCTTTGCTTCAAAGTTCCTCATCCTGATGCCTTCATAGTGCAG AATCCTCCTTCTGTTCCAACATTAGTGGCTGTAAAGTGGGCGAGCTCATTGAGAAAGTCGGCATTCATTGTTGATTGGCATAATTTTGGATATACCTTACTTGGATTGTCTGTGGGAAGAAGCAGCCCATTTGTCTCAATATACCATTG GTTTGAGAAGCATTATGGGCAAATGGCAAATGGTTCCCTATGTGTAACAAGGGCAATGCAGCATGAATTAGCTCAAAACTGGGGAATTAG AGCGACAGTCTTATATGATCAGCCTCCCGAGTTTTTTTGTCCAACTTCACTTCAGGAGAAGCATAAG TTGTTTTGCAGATTAAATAGGTATCTTTGTCACCCTCTTGGGGTTCGAGATTGTGTAACTGCTA CAACTACAGGAATTGGGGCAGCTGACCAAAATGAAACATTATTTACAACTCTGGTTGACACTGACATCTTGTTGAAGCCAAATAGGCCGGCTCTTGTTGTAAGCAGTACAAGCTG GACACCAGATGAAGATTTTGGGATTCTATTGGAAGCCGCGGTGATGTATGATAGACGAGTTGCTGCTCTACTGGATGAAAATGATTCTGCTGATGAAGGGGTCCTCTGGAAGGAGATCTCTGGTGGAAAGCAATATTTGTACCCTAGGTTGTTGTTCATCATTACAG GCAAAGGACCTGAAAAGGAAAAGTATGAAGAGAAAATAAAGAGGCTAAACCTCAAACGTGTTGCATTTCGTACCATGTGGCTGTCAGCTGAGGAATATCCATTGCTTCTTG GTTCAGCAGATTTAGGTGTTTGTCTGCATACTTCCTCCTCAGGATTAGACCTTCCGATGAAG GTGGTGGATATGTTTGGTTGTGGGCTTCCAGTATGTGCTGTTTCCTACTCATG CATTGACGAGCTTGTGGAGGTTGAGAAAAATGGTCTGCTCTTTTCATCGTCATCAGAGCTAGCTGATGAGCTTTTG ATGCTCTTCAGGGGATTTCCAAAAGAATGTGATGCTCTGAAATCTCTCAAGAACGGTGCATTGGAAACAGGTTCTTCAGCAAGATGGGCCACTGAGTGGGAAGAACATGCTAAGCCGTTAATATCAGAG GTTATATCCAGAAACTTGAACTAA